A single window of Cellulomonas sp. NTE-D12 DNA harbors:
- a CDS encoding TipAS antibiotic-recognition domain-containing protein, whose protein sequence is MDSSIQEVARLTGTTSRALRHYDHVGLLPPSRVGSNGMRFYDAAALLRLQRILLLRELGLGLTEVHRVLEREVDDVAALRRHLAVLRAEQERLARQIASVERTVTAREAGEELMSEQMFDGFDHTVYREEVEQRWGVAAYEESDRWWRGLGEEGRAAWQARQAALQADWRAAAERGVEPGSEEAQQLATRHVAWLADVPGTPGHGGTPVRAYIEGLADMYVADPRFAAHYGGQYGAELVRDALRRYAEQHL, encoded by the coding sequence ATGGACTCCTCCATCCAGGAGGTGGCACGGCTGACCGGCACGACCAGCCGGGCGCTGCGCCACTACGACCACGTGGGCCTGCTACCGCCGTCGCGGGTCGGCTCCAACGGCATGCGGTTCTACGACGCCGCAGCGCTGCTGCGGCTGCAGCGGATCCTCTTGCTGCGCGAGCTGGGGCTCGGGCTGACCGAGGTGCACCGGGTGCTCGAGCGTGAGGTCGACGACGTGGCAGCGCTGCGTCGCCACCTCGCCGTGCTGCGCGCGGAGCAGGAGCGCCTCGCGCGGCAGATCGCCTCCGTCGAACGAACCGTCACGGCACGAGAGGCAGGAGAGGAACTGATGAGCGAGCAGATGTTCGACGGGTTCGACCACACGGTCTACCGCGAGGAGGTGGAGCAGCGCTGGGGCGTGGCCGCCTACGAGGAGTCCGACCGCTGGTGGCGGGGGCTCGGCGAGGAGGGTCGGGCCGCCTGGCAGGCCCGGCAGGCGGCGCTGCAGGCGGACTGGCGCGCGGCGGCGGAGCGGGGCGTGGAGCCGGGCTCCGAGGAGGCGCAGCAGCTGGCCACCCGGCACGTGGCCTGGCTGGCCGACGTGCCGGGGACCCCGGGTCACGGCGGCACCCCGGTGCGTGCGTACATCGAGGGGCTGGCCGACATGTACGTCGCCGACCCGCGGTTCGCGGCGCACTACGGCGGCCAGTACGGCGCCGAGCTGGTGCGCGACGCGCTGCGCAGGTACGCCGAGCAGCACCTCTGA
- the lepB gene encoding signal peptidase I — protein sequence MPWLTVVRSGSMEPALRDGSLWLTRSFGRRAVRRGDVVVADSAELGRRIVKRVVGLPGEHLVLVDGRITVDGRVLDEPYASPSVFRGTFRVPPGHYLLLGDDRDASDDARSWRQPYLPGEALVGWLVGRGLPTGT from the coding sequence ATGCCCTGGCTCACCGTCGTACGGTCCGGCTCGATGGAACCGGCGCTCCGGGACGGTTCCCTGTGGCTGACCCGGTCGTTCGGGCGGCGTGCCGTGCGCCGCGGGGACGTGGTGGTGGCGGACTCCGCCGAGCTGGGCCGCCGCATCGTCAAACGCGTGGTCGGGCTGCCGGGGGAGCACCTGGTGCTGGTGGACGGCCGGATCACGGTCGACGGGCGCGTGCTGGACGAGCCGTACGCGAGCCCGTCGGTGTTCCGCGGCACGTTCCGCGTCCCGCCGGGCCACTACCTGCTGCTCGGCGACGACCGCGACGCCTCCGACGACGCCCGGTCGTGGCGGCAGCCGTACCTGCCAGGTGAGGCGCTGGTCGGCTGGCTCGTCGGTCGCGGCCTGCCGACCGGCACCTGA
- a CDS encoding DUF6448 family protein encodes MTPQRTLTRTIARGMRAAARLVVRPASAHCDTEDGPVVKAGRRALISGDVNHALAWVHAADEDEVRTAFAAVAAGLGPERVGADRRFLETLVRLHRAGEGAGFDGIKPSGTPQPPAVTAADRALETGSLVPLHGLVDADRWQGVVERFAAASALKDHDNGDLPAARAAVAAYVDYVHYAAGHSDAHHGDAHHGDAHHGDAHHATGAHRPHQTLGTLPSQRAS; translated from the coding sequence ATGACCCCCCAGAGGACCCTCACCCGGACGATCGCACGCGGCATGCGGGCAGCGGCGCGGCTCGTCGTGCGACCGGCCAGCGCGCACTGCGACACCGAGGACGGCCCGGTGGTGAAGGCCGGCCGACGTGCGCTGATCAGCGGCGACGTCAACCACGCGCTGGCGTGGGTGCACGCGGCCGACGAGGACGAGGTGCGGACGGCGTTCGCCGCCGTGGCCGCAGGCCTGGGTCCCGAGCGGGTCGGGGCCGACCGGCGCTTCCTCGAGACGCTGGTGCGCCTGCACCGTGCGGGGGAGGGCGCGGGCTTCGACGGCATCAAGCCGTCCGGGACCCCTCAGCCACCCGCCGTGACGGCCGCCGACCGGGCGCTCGAGACCGGCTCGCTCGTCCCGTTGCACGGTCTGGTCGATGCCGATCGCTGGCAGGGCGTCGTGGAGCGGTTCGCCGCCGCGAGCGCGCTGAAGGACCACGACAACGGCGACCTGCCGGCGGCACGGGCCGCGGTCGCGGCCTACGTCGACTACGTGCACTACGCCGCGGGCCACAGCGATGCCCACCACGGCGATGCCCACCACGGCGATGCCCACCACGGCGATGCCCACCACGCGACGGGCGCCCACCGGCCGCACCAGACCCTCGGCACGCTGCCGTCGCAGCGCGCGAGCTGA
- a CDS encoding Crp/Fnr family transcriptional regulator, whose protein sequence is MPASRSSTTASPDPCVARVPVFAGLSREQQAEVARHVRPVSVEAGDVVVRAGERSSRLLVVHEGRVAVSRTSASGHRTILRVLGPGDVSGEAAFLTGAPAEEDATAVEPSRLCTLEHAELARLLARMPDIGVGMLRAVAAKLTSAERMLAALASADVGTRVAAYLLDAPSTWDGGRATVHLPLPKNQVAAYLGTTPETLSRRLRALERDGLIEVLPGRDVAILDPAALDRRATS, encoded by the coding sequence GTGCCTGCGTCCCGATCGTCCACCACGGCGTCGCCGGACCCGTGCGTCGCGCGGGTGCCCGTGTTCGCGGGTCTCTCGCGGGAGCAGCAGGCGGAGGTAGCCCGGCACGTGCGTCCCGTCTCGGTCGAGGCCGGTGACGTCGTGGTGCGCGCGGGGGAGCGGTCGTCGCGGCTGCTCGTCGTCCACGAGGGCCGGGTCGCCGTGTCCCGCACCAGCGCGAGCGGGCACCGCACGATCCTGCGGGTGCTGGGGCCCGGCGACGTCTCGGGCGAGGCGGCGTTCCTGACCGGCGCACCGGCCGAGGAGGACGCCACCGCCGTCGAGCCGTCCCGGCTGTGCACGCTGGAGCACGCCGAGCTGGCGCGCCTGCTCGCGCGCATGCCCGACATCGGTGTGGGGATGCTGCGCGCCGTCGCGGCCAAGCTGACCTCCGCGGAGCGCATGCTCGCGGCGCTCGCGTCCGCCGACGTCGGGACCCGGGTGGCCGCGTACCTGCTCGACGCCCCCAGCACCTGGGACGGTGGACGCGCCACGGTCCACCTGCCGCTGCCCAAGAACCAGGTCGCCGCGTACCTGGGCACCACGCCGGAGACGCTCAGCCGTCGGTTGCGGGCCCTGGAGCGGGACGGGCTGATCGAGGTGCTCCCCGGGCGCGACGTCGCGATCCTCGATCCCGCCGCGCTGGACCGGCGCGCGACGTCCTGA
- the crtI gene encoding phytoene desaturase family protein, protein MSTRAVVVGAGVGGLSAAIHLARQGLDVTVVEKGRAPGGRLGQFMREGHRFSTGPTLLIMPLLYRSELARLGADLDRDLAPVRVDPTYDMVFDDGTRLAMTSDLEAMRRQLEAIEPGSFGGLLRYLEEGRRHYDLSMPGLVERDFRRAVDFVNPRSLALALRVHALVPHYRHMARFFASPQLKAAFTCQDVYMGLSPFSAPSTFSLTPHSELAHGVWYPTGGMYRIVEVLAALADEAGVRFRYDEPVRRIEVEGGRATGVRIHDDGVLPADVVVANADLPYVYRALLPDPAPAARLARKTFSGSTISFYWGLDRRYPQLRPHTLFLGDRYRENFDSIDRNEPLPDDPSVYVHAPASVDPTAAPPGGETLVAVVPSGHLTYDGTDPDRRERERELWAGELVRARSAVLRRLSQVGIDDLDAHVTVEATATPLTWQAHHNLAWGATHGLAHTLPQLAYLRPHNRHARYRNLYFAGASTHPGTGVPTALVSGRLAAERLLDDLGVDRPRAAQR, encoded by the coding sequence ATGAGCACCCGGGCGGTCGTGGTCGGCGCAGGCGTCGGCGGCCTGTCCGCGGCCATCCACCTCGCCCGGCAGGGCCTTGACGTGACCGTCGTCGAGAAGGGCCGGGCGCCCGGCGGCCGGCTCGGGCAGTTCATGCGGGAGGGTCATCGGTTCTCGACGGGCCCGACCCTGCTGATCATGCCGTTGCTCTACCGCAGCGAGCTGGCGCGGCTGGGCGCCGACCTCGACCGTGACCTGGCCCCCGTCCGGGTCGACCCGACGTACGACATGGTGTTCGACGACGGCACCCGGCTCGCCATGACGTCCGACCTGGAGGCGATGCGCCGCCAGCTCGAGGCGATCGAGCCCGGCTCCTTCGGCGGCCTGCTGCGCTACCTCGAGGAGGGGCGCCGGCACTACGACCTGTCGATGCCGGGCCTGGTCGAGCGCGACTTCCGCCGGGCCGTGGACTTCGTCAACCCCCGCAGCCTGGCCCTCGCGCTGCGGGTCCACGCGCTGGTGCCGCACTACCGCCACATGGCCCGGTTCTTCGCCTCGCCGCAGCTCAAGGCGGCGTTCACGTGCCAGGACGTGTACATGGGGCTGAGCCCGTTCAGCGCGCCGTCGACGTTCTCCCTGACGCCGCACAGCGAGCTCGCGCACGGAGTCTGGTACCCGACCGGCGGGATGTACCGGATCGTCGAGGTGCTCGCGGCGCTCGCGGACGAGGCGGGCGTGCGGTTCCGGTACGACGAGCCGGTGCGGCGCATCGAGGTCGAGGGCGGCCGGGCGACCGGGGTCCGGATCCACGACGACGGCGTGCTGCCGGCCGACGTCGTCGTCGCCAACGCCGACCTGCCCTACGTCTACCGCGCTCTGCTGCCGGACCCCGCACCGGCGGCGCGGCTGGCCCGCAAGACGTTCTCCGGGTCGACGATCAGCTTCTACTGGGGGCTGGACCGCCGGTACCCGCAGCTGCGGCCGCACACCCTCTTCCTCGGCGACCGCTACCGCGAGAACTTCGACAGCATCGACCGCAACGAGCCCCTGCCGGACGACCCCAGCGTGTACGTGCACGCCCCCGCTTCGGTGGACCCGACGGCGGCGCCGCCCGGCGGTGAGACCCTCGTCGCCGTGGTGCCGTCGGGACACCTGACCTACGACGGCACCGACCCGGACCGCCGGGAGCGGGAGCGCGAGCTGTGGGCCGGTGAGCTGGTCAGGGCCCGCTCCGCCGTGCTGCGGCGGCTGTCCCAGGTCGGCATCGACGACCTCGACGCGCACGTGACCGTCGAGGCGACCGCGACGCCGCTGACCTGGCAGGCGCACCACAACCTCGCCTGGGGCGCGACGCACGGGCTGGCGCACACGCTGCCGCAGCTGGCCTACCTGCGACCGCACAACCGGCACGCGCGCTACCGCAACCTCTACTTCGCGGGCGCCAGCACCCACCCGGGCACCGGTGTGCCGACCGCGCTCGTGTCCGGCCGGCTGGCCGCCGAACGGCTGCTCGACGACCTCGGCGTCGACCGTCCGCGAGCCGCGCAGCGGTGA
- a CDS encoding squalene/phytoene synthase family protein: MPGRGGATQDALAASITRAASLQSYLTVRRLADRDFRGDGFALYAYFRWLDDQVDEHLPDDRRRLAFVAQQRALLEAALDGRPCSALRPQEALLLGLVDRDGDRRPLRPAVPPPDGEGLPLCLRSMLDVMQVDAGRRGRAVDAPTLDAYTQCLSVAVTEALHHCIGHGAGAPHGADRYVAVRGAHVAHMLRDLVEDVEAGYLNLPAELVRHGAQPLDWVHEPDVRAWVQDRVALARSCFAAGRRSFTEVESRRCRLAGHAYVARFEWVLDAIEHDGYRLRASYPERATWRGGVRIAVRTARSALTGSPAAARGARQAVGA, from the coding sequence ATGCCAGGGCGCGGTGGTGCGACCCAGGACGCGCTCGCGGCGTCCATCACCCGGGCGGCGAGCCTGCAGTCGTACCTCACGGTGCGCCGGCTGGCCGACCGCGACTTCCGAGGGGACGGCTTCGCGCTCTACGCCTACTTCCGCTGGCTCGACGACCAGGTGGACGAGCACCTACCCGACGACCGGCGGCGGCTGGCCTTCGTCGCCCAGCAGCGTGCCCTGCTGGAGGCTGCGCTCGACGGACGACCGTGCAGCGCGCTGCGGCCGCAGGAGGCGCTGCTGCTCGGGCTCGTCGACCGCGACGGCGACCGCCGGCCCCTGCGTCCGGCTGTGCCCCCGCCGGACGGCGAGGGGCTGCCGCTCTGCCTGCGCTCGATGCTCGACGTGATGCAGGTCGACGCCGGTCGACGGGGACGAGCGGTCGACGCGCCGACCCTCGACGCGTACACGCAGTGCCTGTCCGTCGCGGTGACGGAGGCGCTGCACCACTGCATCGGCCACGGTGCGGGCGCGCCGCACGGTGCCGACCGGTACGTCGCGGTGCGCGGCGCCCACGTCGCGCACATGCTGCGCGACCTGGTCGAGGACGTCGAGGCGGGGTATCTCAACCTCCCGGCCGAGCTGGTGCGGCACGGTGCCCAGCCCCTGGACTGGGTGCACGAGCCGGACGTGCGCGCGTGGGTGCAGGACCGCGTGGCGCTCGCCCGGTCCTGCTTCGCGGCGGGCCGCCGGTCGTTCACCGAGGTGGAGAGCCGACGGTGCCGGCTGGCCGGTCACGCGTACGTCGCCCGGTTCGAGTGGGTGCTGGACGCGATCGAGCACGACGGGTACCGGCTGCGAGCGTCCTACCCCGAGCGGGCGACGTGGCGCGGCGGTGTGCGGATCGCGGTGCGGACCGCGCGGTCGGCGCTCACCGGGTCGCCGGCGGCCGCCCGTGGCGCGCGGCAGGCGGTCGGCGCATGA
- a CDS encoding TetR/AcrR family transcriptional regulator, protein MSSNTDTARPGRPRSERRRTAILEAAAELALAGGSIPTMDAIAARAGVSRTTLYKWWPSAATVLLEGLLEHFHESIEFDDDLPVREALTAQVDALVHLLRDTSAGMLLRQLMAASITERDVAAAMLEHWLEPRRLAAIHHLERGIATGVVRPGTDTGLVTDTLFAPAYYRLIWGHTELGDDLAEQVCALVWPSVATP, encoded by the coding sequence GTGTCCAGTAATACCGACACCGCCCGACCTGGCCGGCCACGCTCCGAGCGGCGGAGAACCGCGATCCTCGAGGCCGCCGCCGAGCTCGCCCTCGCCGGGGGGTCGATCCCGACCATGGACGCCATCGCCGCGCGCGCCGGCGTCTCCCGGACCACCCTGTACAAGTGGTGGCCGTCGGCCGCCACGGTGCTCCTCGAGGGGCTGCTCGAGCACTTCCACGAGAGCATCGAGTTCGACGACGACCTGCCGGTGCGCGAGGCGCTCACCGCGCAGGTGGACGCGCTGGTGCACCTGCTGCGCGACACCTCCGCCGGGATGCTGCTGCGGCAGCTGATGGCGGCGTCGATCACCGAGCGCGACGTGGCCGCCGCGATGCTGGAGCACTGGCTCGAACCGCGCCGGCTGGCCGCGATCCACCACCTCGAGCGCGGCATCGCCACGGGCGTCGTCCGCCCGGGCACCGACACCGGACTGGTGACGGACACCTTGTTCGCACCCGCCTACTACCGGCTGATCTGGGGGCACACCGAGCTGGGCGACGACCTCGCCGAGCAGGTGTGCGCGCTGGTCTGGCCGAGCGTCGCCACCCCCTGA
- the poxB gene encoding ubiquinone-dependent pyruvate dehydrogenase: MVTVAKNMVDTLVAAGVKRVYGIPGDSLNGFTDALRGSGIDWVHVRHEEAAAFAAGAEAALTGELAVCVGSAGPGNLHLINGLFDAQRSGAPVLAIAAHIPTSEIGSGYFQETHPQELFRECSVYSEYASSPTQMPRILRTAMQTALEKKGVAVVVIPGDVALAEAEDTRVTPVRAARPRILPSTAELEQAAQLLGAGRKVTILAGAGVDGAHDEVVALADRLAAPIVHTLRSKQFVEHDNPFDVGMTGLLGFASGYRALEACDTLLMLGTDFPYRPFLPEKATVIQVDIRGENLGRRTPLALGMVGDVKETVTALLPLLAKKTDRSHLDDSLAHYRTTRTKLDDLATPRKGDQPLHPQYVAKVIDEVASKDAVFIPDVGSPVIWAARYLTMNGDRKVIGSFIHGSMANALPQAVGAQAAFPGRQVVAMSGDGGVAMLLGELLTFTQNKLPVKIVVFNNSSLNFVELEMKAAGFVTNATGLENPNLAGIAAAAGLKAFRVERSADLRKALEEAFAYDGPAFVDVVTERQELTIPPSIKLDQAKGFALYALRTLLSGRGDELLDLGRANLRQVF; encoded by the coding sequence ATGGTCACCGTCGCCAAGAACATGGTCGACACGCTCGTCGCCGCCGGGGTCAAGCGCGTCTACGGCATCCCCGGCGACTCGCTCAACGGCTTCACCGACGCGCTGCGCGGCTCGGGGATCGACTGGGTGCACGTGCGGCACGAGGAGGCCGCGGCGTTCGCGGCCGGTGCCGAGGCGGCGCTGACCGGCGAGCTGGCGGTCTGCGTCGGCAGCGCCGGCCCCGGCAACCTGCACCTGATCAACGGGCTGTTCGACGCGCAGCGGTCGGGCGCGCCGGTGCTGGCGATCGCGGCGCACATCCCGACGTCGGAGATCGGCAGCGGCTACTTCCAGGAGACCCACCCGCAGGAGCTGTTCCGCGAGTGCTCGGTGTACTCCGAGTACGCGAGCTCGCCGACCCAGATGCCGCGCATCCTGCGCACCGCGATGCAGACGGCGCTCGAGAAGAAGGGCGTCGCCGTCGTCGTGATCCCGGGCGACGTCGCCCTGGCCGAGGCCGAGGACACGCGCGTCACGCCGGTGCGTGCCGCCCGGCCGCGGATCCTGCCGTCCACCGCCGAGCTGGAGCAGGCCGCCCAGCTGCTGGGCGCGGGCCGCAAGGTGACGATCCTCGCGGGTGCGGGCGTCGACGGCGCGCACGACGAGGTCGTGGCACTGGCCGACCGCCTGGCCGCGCCGATCGTGCACACGCTGCGCTCCAAGCAGTTCGTCGAGCACGACAACCCCTTCGACGTCGGCATGACCGGTCTGCTCGGCTTCGCCTCCGGCTACCGCGCGCTCGAGGCGTGCGACACCCTGCTGATGCTCGGCACCGACTTCCCGTACCGGCCCTTCCTGCCCGAGAAGGCCACCGTGATCCAGGTGGACATCCGTGGCGAGAACCTCGGCCGCCGCACGCCGCTGGCGCTCGGCATGGTCGGCGACGTCAAGGAGACGGTCACCGCGCTGCTGCCGCTGCTGGCCAAGAAGACGGACCGCTCGCACCTGGACGACTCCCTCGCCCACTACCGCACCACGCGCACCAAGCTCGACGACCTGGCCACCCCCCGCAAGGGCGACCAGCCGCTGCACCCGCAGTACGTCGCCAAGGTGATCGACGAGGTCGCCTCGAAGGACGCCGTGTTCATCCCCGACGTCGGCTCCCCCGTCATCTGGGCCGCCCGCTACCTGACCATGAACGGCGACCGGAAGGTGATCGGCTCGTTCATCCACGGGTCGATGGCCAACGCGCTGCCGCAGGCCGTCGGCGCGCAGGCGGCGTTCCCGGGACGTCAGGTGGTGGCGATGTCCGGCGACGGCGGGGTCGCGATGCTGCTCGGCGAGCTGCTGACGTTCACCCAGAACAAGCTGCCGGTGAAGATCGTGGTGTTCAACAACTCGTCGCTCAACTTCGTCGAGCTGGAGATGAAGGCTGCCGGGTTCGTCACCAACGCGACCGGGCTGGAGAACCCGAACCTGGCCGGGATCGCCGCGGCGGCGGGCCTCAAGGCGTTCCGGGTGGAGCGGTCGGCGGACCTGCGCAAGGCCCTGGAGGAGGCGTTCGCGTACGACGGGCCCGCCTTCGTCGACGTGGTCACCGAGCGCCAGGAGCTGACCATCCCGCCGTCGATCAAGCTCGACCAGGCCAAGGGCTTCGCGCTGTACGCCCTGCGGACCCTGCTGTCCGGCCGCGGCGACGAGCTGCTGGACCTCGGGCGGGCGAACCTGCGCCAGGTGTTCTGA
- a CDS encoding RNA-directed DNA polymerase, whose amino-acid sequence MTKDGVALTLDDVLSATSRELATQHRLLPPRYDYAVLLGRPRDVATWLRPRLRRLEVGARGDVVFAGKGWRGTRPLTTMSLQDAALYRALCNRLVEALPANLVHRLPMAEFRNSPLSVPDVTHISKTDVTAYYEYVDHETLSDELIGQTGDEPVVDRLIALLGQVMGRRVGLPQVHQSSDVLGDAYIDPVRRRLRRRGYAVVTYSDDFRIATRSLGEARRALEACASEVRSLGLVLNERKTYTYEAEHYRNSLTSFTEAEKRLFDGTAGDGIDLTLLTDRYSDDATVEESTTLGLVPIEGSVDEDEVVSDVPQAASDEISPERLSAAQRAFSLWASEDESEEVQSRQEAAITQSLLSRALPILGEGGDQQMLDWIEAILRFEPGVTPQVSLYLESLAGWGTNERRAVRSTLDGVVRSELLSDWQGIWIAYASGFLRGSNARRPHVEWLHERAQHGPDALAAHAAAALGRIGRGDPNVLAGTVDRLGSVWRTLALWGLAQVDRSRALEAADNQLDRILIESIGQ is encoded by the coding sequence ATGACGAAGGACGGCGTGGCCCTGACGCTCGACGACGTGCTGAGCGCAACTTCGAGGGAATTAGCTACGCAGCATCGTCTGTTGCCACCACGGTACGACTACGCAGTGTTGCTGGGCCGTCCTCGTGACGTAGCCACTTGGCTACGTCCAAGACTGCGTCGCCTCGAGGTTGGCGCGCGGGGCGACGTAGTCTTCGCCGGGAAGGGTTGGCGGGGCACTAGGCCTCTCACCACGATGAGCCTCCAGGATGCCGCTCTGTACCGAGCACTGTGCAACCGGCTTGTCGAAGCGCTGCCGGCGAACCTCGTCCACCGGCTCCCAATGGCGGAGTTTCGAAATTCCCCGCTGTCAGTACCAGATGTAACGCACATCAGCAAGACGGACGTCACCGCATACTACGAATACGTGGACCACGAAACACTGTCCGACGAGTTGATCGGGCAAACCGGAGACGAACCGGTCGTCGATCGCCTGATTGCTTTACTCGGTCAAGTGATGGGTCGGCGTGTTGGTCTACCCCAAGTTCACCAGTCCAGCGATGTACTCGGGGACGCGTATATTGATCCAGTCCGGCGGAGGCTCCGGAGGCGTGGTTACGCTGTCGTTACCTATTCAGATGACTTCCGCATTGCGACGCGAAGTCTGGGCGAAGCGCGCCGGGCCCTCGAGGCGTGTGCGTCGGAAGTGAGATCCCTCGGCCTCGTGCTAAACGAGCGGAAGACATATACGTACGAAGCAGAGCACTATCGCAACTCTTTGACGTCGTTTACAGAAGCCGAAAAGCGGCTCTTTGATGGAACAGCCGGCGATGGTATCGATCTTACGCTTTTGACGGACAGATATTCGGACGACGCAACGGTGGAGGAGTCAACGACTCTCGGTCTCGTTCCGATCGAGGGGTCTGTCGACGAAGATGAAGTAGTTTCCGACGTTCCCCAAGCTGCGTCAGATGAGATCTCCCCAGAACGCTTGTCGGCCGCGCAACGCGCATTCAGTCTCTGGGCTTCCGAGGATGAGTCGGAGGAGGTTCAATCGCGGCAGGAAGCTGCCATCACTCAGTCCCTTCTAAGCCGGGCGCTTCCCATACTGGGGGAGGGCGGCGATCAACAGATGCTCGACTGGATTGAGGCAATCTTGCGATTTGAGCCGGGTGTCACTCCACAGGTAAGTCTGTATCTCGAATCCCTTGCGGGCTGGGGAACAAATGAACGGCGCGCGGTGCGCAGCACCTTGGATGGAGTGGTTCGCAGCGAATTACTTAGCGATTGGCAGGGGATCTGGATCGCCTATGCCTCGGGGTTCCTTCGCGGCAGTAACGCCAGGCGGCCTCATGTGGAGTGGCTTCACGAGCGTGCTCAGCATGGCCCAGATGCATTGGCGGCACATGCTGCAGCAGCGCTCGGACGGATCGGACGCGGCGACCCGAACGTTCTGGCAGGGACGGTCGACAGGCTTGGGAGCGTTTGGCGGACGCTGGCATTGTGGGGCCTTGCACAGGTCGACAGGTCGAGGGCGCTCGAAGCCGCCGATAACCAACTGGATCGGATCCTGATTGAATCGATCGGACAGTGA
- a CDS encoding SDR family oxidoreductase, whose amino-acid sequence MSARRVLVTGASSGIGAATVRRLRADGWDVVATARRADRLAALAEETGAEAYPADVTSDDDVAGLVSHLGVTGGLDAVVNNAGGALGLEPVEHADLDQWRTMYELNVLGTLRVTKAVLPLLRERGAGDVVVVTSTAAHGAYPGGAGYTGVKAAEQMLTTTLRWEIVGEPLRVIEIAPGAVATEEFSLVRFGGDAERAAKVYEGYQPLVAEDIADAIAWTLSRPSHVNVDLLVVRPRAQANNTTIARTGA is encoded by the coding sequence ATGAGCGCGCGTCGAGTCCTGGTCACCGGGGCCTCGTCCGGCATCGGCGCGGCCACCGTCCGCCGGCTGCGCGCCGACGGCTGGGACGTCGTCGCCACGGCCCGCCGCGCGGACCGTCTCGCGGCGCTCGCGGAGGAGACCGGCGCCGAGGCGTACCCGGCCGACGTGACCAGCGACGACGACGTCGCCGGGCTCGTCTCGCACCTGGGCGTCACCGGCGGGCTGGACGCGGTGGTGAACAACGCCGGCGGCGCGCTGGGGCTGGAGCCCGTCGAGCACGCCGACCTGGACCAGTGGCGCACGATGTACGAGCTGAATGTGCTCGGCACCCTGCGCGTCACCAAGGCCGTACTGCCCCTCCTGCGCGAGCGCGGGGCCGGTGACGTGGTCGTCGTGACGTCCACCGCGGCGCACGGTGCCTACCCGGGCGGAGCCGGCTACACGGGGGTCAAGGCCGCCGAGCAGATGCTGACCACCACCCTGCGCTGGGAGATCGTCGGCGAGCCGCTGCGCGTCATCGAGATCGCGCCCGGCGCCGTCGCCACCGAGGAGTTCTCCCTGGTCCGGTTCGGCGGCGACGCCGAGCGGGCGGCGAAGGTGTACGAGGGCTACCAGCCGCTGGTGGCCGAGGACATCGCCGACGCGATCGCGTGGACGCTGAGCCGTCCGTCGCACGTCAACGTCGACCTGCTCGTCGTCCGCCCGCGGGCGCAGGCCAACAACACGACGATCGCTCGCACCGGCGCGTGA